In the genome of Coraliomargarita algicola, one region contains:
- a CDS encoding ABC transporter ATP-binding protein: MSTPTSTLIELNNLTKTYGQGSAAFQALKGINLKIEKGEFVSIMGPSGSGKSTLMNLLGCLDRPTTGAYRYEGIAVESLNSVQRSLLRRDALGFIFQGFNLLARTSAIENVELPLLYRGIKRAERHEMARRALAQVGLPDKERNTPAELSGGQQQRVAIARAIVTNPSTLFADEPTGNLDSQTTCEIMELLTQLNSHRGITILMVTHEDDVAQYAKRTVRVIDGLIDHDQTHHQIAAL, translated from the coding sequence ATGAGCACACCCACCTCCACTCTCATCGAGTTGAATAATCTGACCAAGACCTACGGTCAGGGCAGCGCCGCATTTCAGGCTCTCAAGGGCATCAACCTAAAGATCGAGAAAGGTGAATTCGTCTCTATCATGGGGCCCAGCGGCTCGGGTAAATCGACTTTGATGAACCTGCTCGGCTGCCTGGACCGGCCCACTACAGGTGCCTATCGCTATGAAGGGATTGCCGTGGAAAGCTTAAACTCGGTGCAACGCTCCCTGTTGCGACGCGACGCTCTGGGCTTCATCTTTCAAGGCTTCAACTTACTCGCCCGCACCAGTGCCATCGAAAACGTCGAACTGCCCCTGCTCTACCGTGGCATCAAGCGCGCCGAACGCCATGAAATGGCACGCCGGGCACTCGCCCAAGTCGGGCTCCCCGACAAGGAGCGTAACACACCAGCCGAGCTCTCGGGAGGACAGCAACAACGCGTCGCCATTGCTCGGGCGATTGTGACCAATCCCAGCACGCTTTTCGCCGATGAGCCCACCGGCAATCTGGACTCACAAACGACTTGTGAAATTATGGAGCTCTTGACCCAACTCAACAGTCATCGCGGCATTACGATTCTCATGGTCACTCACGAAGATGATGTCGCTCAGTATGCCAAACGCACCGTGCGCGTGATTGATGGCCTCATTGATCACGATCAGACACACCACCAAATCGCAGCCCTGTAA